From one Triticum urartu cultivar G1812 chromosome 3, Tu2.1, whole genome shotgun sequence genomic stretch:
- the LOC125548389 gene encoding probable WRKY transcription factor 56 encodes MSSYSSLLSVSPGEQIGGYADGGDHDDMAAAANYLSSFCFDFGEEYYSLAEAATASYPLHAQQQQQPPTQADSHHSGKAASTTSSSQGLDNINTSLTSSDARSKGSKIAFKTRSEVEVLDDGYRWRKYGKKMVKNSPNPRNYYRCSSEGCRVKKRVERDRDDERFVITTYDGVHNHLAPLPPRGCAGYSLSLAQTRVDEGSSPLPVQGRRCFLDTMKMQAAGSVISDN; translated from the exons ATGTCCTCCTACTCGTCCCTCCTCTCCGTGAGCCCCGGCGAGCAGATCGGTGGGTATGCGGACGGAGGTGACCACGACGACATGGCGGCCGCCGCCAACTACCTATCATCATTCTGCTTTGATTTCGGCGAGGAGTATTATTCCCTGGCGGAGGCAGCAACAGCCTCCTACCCCTTGCACgcacagcagcagcagcagccgccaACCCAGGCCGACAGCCACCACAGCGGCAAAGCAGCAAGTACTACTAGTAGTTCACAAGGACTCGACAATATCAACAC GAGCTTGACCAGCAGCGACGCGAGGAGCAAAGGCAGCAAGATCGCGTTCAAGACGAGGTCGGAGGTGGAGGTGCTGGACGACGGGTACCGCTGGAGGAAGTACGGCAAGAAGATGGTCAAGAACAGCCCAAACCCAAG GAACTACTACCGTTGCTCCAGCGAGGGGTGCCGCGTGAAGAAGCGGGTGGAGCGGGATCGCGATGACGAGCGCTTCGTCATCACCACCTACGACGGCGTCCACAACCACCTTGCGCCACTGCCGCCGCGGGGATGCGCCGGATACTCGCTATCGCTCGCGCAGACGCGCGTGGACGAGGGGTCGTCGCCGCTACCCGTGCAAGGCCGCCGTTGCTTTCTTGACACCATGAAGATGCAGGCCGCCGGTAGCGTGATATCTGACAATTGA